In a genomic window of Octadecabacter temperatus:
- a CDS encoding branched-chain amino acid ABC transporter permease: MNSFSKPAILHFGVLAILIVLFFVLPSYHVGAFSRIMVLAIYAMGFNLLFGYTGLLSLGHAMFFAAGMYGYGLTTNFFGLPLVPAVLVGVLAAAALATFVGYLALRTTGVAFMIVTLMFAQTAYLVIIYFGEFTRGDEGFVVQQAQRNLFGIDLTTETARYFTAFVLFSVCFLALSKLVQMPFGKRLVAIRENEERARMLGYDVATLKLWALIVSGAVSGVAGATYGLLFGYIGASFAAVHYSIFPLLWVLLGGAGTTIGPLIGVIFMFYLIDISSGYTNAYMLIAGLALVLITMFAPHGIVGTLRKRVLSWLP, translated from the coding sequence ATGAACTCCTTTTCTAAACCCGCCATCCTCCACTTTGGTGTGTTGGCCATCCTCATAGTGTTGTTTTTTGTTCTTCCATCCTATCATGTTGGAGCCTTCTCTCGGATTATGGTCCTTGCCATCTATGCGATGGGGTTCAACTTGTTGTTTGGGTACACTGGGCTGCTAAGCCTCGGTCACGCGATGTTCTTTGCTGCGGGCATGTACGGCTACGGCTTGACGACGAACTTTTTCGGATTGCCTTTGGTGCCAGCGGTTTTGGTGGGCGTGTTGGCTGCAGCGGCGCTTGCTACATTCGTTGGATATCTCGCCCTACGTACTACGGGGGTTGCCTTCATGATTGTGACGCTGATGTTTGCCCAGACGGCGTATCTTGTGATCATTTACTTCGGCGAATTTACCCGTGGTGACGAGGGCTTTGTGGTTCAACAGGCGCAGCGCAATCTATTTGGTATCGATCTGACAACAGAAACCGCACGCTACTTTACTGCATTCGTCCTATTTTCCGTCTGTTTCTTGGCGCTCTCTAAATTGGTGCAGATGCCATTCGGTAAGCGTCTTGTTGCCATTCGAGAAAACGAAGAACGTGCTCGCATGCTTGGATACGATGTCGCAACCTTAAAGCTGTGGGCCCTTATCGTGTCCGGAGCCGTTTCGGGAGTTGCGGGTGCCACCTACGGATTGTTGTTTGGCTATATAGGCGCCAGCTTTGCCGCGGTGCACTATTCCATATTCCCACTCTTGTGGGTGTTGCTGGGCGGTGCGGGGACAACCATTGGCCCGCTGATCGGAGTCATATTCATGTTCTATCTCATCGATATATCCAGCGGGTATACCAACGCATACATGCTTATCGCAGGTCTGGCATTGGTTCTGATCACTATGTTCGCACCCCACGGAATTGTTGGAACACTACGTAAGAGGGTCCTATCATGGCTGCCGTAA
- a CDS encoding ABC transporter ATP-binding protein, whose protein sequence is MAAVNVLEANGLTKTYGGVAANTDVDFQLQKGKITALIGPNGAGKSTFVGMLSGRIPPTRGTVSFEGRDISKLPAHKRMQMGMAYTFQITSIFPGLTVYDNVALAAGRKLANDKKAHSQKVQSVLQRIGLAERGDQIAGDLSYGHQRVLEIAMGLAQDPKVFILDEPTQGLAETEVDEFIALMKSLAGETTILLIEHNMRVVTETADLVTVLDQGRLLASGTLDEIHENEAVQAAYLGITPND, encoded by the coding sequence ATGGCTGCCGTAAATGTACTTGAGGCTAATGGCCTGACGAAAACCTATGGTGGTGTCGCGGCCAACACGGATGTTGATTTTCAACTGCAAAAGGGCAAGATCACTGCGTTGATTGGGCCTAATGGCGCAGGCAAATCTACATTCGTCGGTATGTTGAGTGGGCGCATTCCGCCGACTCGTGGCACGGTTAGCTTTGAGGGTCGAGACATCAGTAAGCTTCCCGCTCACAAGCGGATGCAGATGGGCATGGCGTATACGTTTCAGATCACATCGATATTTCCTGGGCTGACGGTTTACGATAACGTGGCCTTGGCCGCTGGTCGTAAACTGGCGAATGACAAGAAAGCCCATTCCCAAAAAGTACAATCGGTTTTGCAACGTATCGGGCTCGCTGAGCGCGGTGACCAAATCGCGGGTGACCTAAGTTATGGCCACCAACGGGTCTTGGAAATTGCAATGGGCTTGGCACAAGACCCAAAGGTTTTCATCCTTGATGAGCCGACCCAAGGCCTGGCCGAAACTGAAGTCGATGAATTCATCGCTCTGATGAAATCTTTGGCCGGGGAGACCACTATCTTGCTCATCGAGCATAATATGCGCGTTGTCACCGAAACAGCGGACTTGGTCACGGTTCTTGATCAAGGTCGTCTTCTAGCGAGTGGAACACTTGATGAAATTCACGAAAACGAAGCCGTCCAGGCGGCCTACTTAGGAATAACTCCGAATGATTGA
- a CDS encoding ABC transporter ATP-binding protein — MIEVKNVQSGYGPVRVLFDVSLDVKAGEILCLMGRNGAGKSTIMKSIMGQLPITGGSITMDGKSLNTMPAHLIPKQGIGYIPQGRRLFSELTVSENIEMGLMTRNEGDDTREWVLDLFPRLRERLGQVAETLSGGEQQMLATARALCLRPKVLLLDEPTEGLQPSMIEQIRQVVVKMKAEGYAIILVEQRVDAVLSIADRVTFIENGKDIETVDASELREDSSRINTYLGV, encoded by the coding sequence ATGATTGAAGTAAAAAATGTTCAATCGGGATATGGTCCCGTAAGAGTTCTGTTTGATGTGTCGCTCGACGTAAAGGCAGGGGAAATTCTTTGCCTCATGGGACGCAACGGGGCCGGTAAATCTACGATTATGAAGTCGATCATGGGCCAACTTCCGATTACCGGTGGAAGTATTACTATGGACGGTAAATCGCTAAATACCATGCCGGCGCACCTCATCCCGAAGCAGGGGATTGGATATATCCCGCAGGGCAGGCGGCTATTTAGCGAATTGACGGTTTCTGAGAACATCGAAATGGGTCTTATGACCAGAAACGAAGGTGACGATACCCGTGAATGGGTGCTAGATTTGTTCCCCCGTCTGCGCGAGCGTTTAGGTCAGGTTGCCGAAACCTTGTCCGGGGGCGAACAGCAGATGCTTGCGACGGCACGTGCGTTGTGCTTGCGTCCAAAAGTCTTGTTGTTGGATGAGCCGACCGAAGGGCTGCAACCATCTATGATCGAACAGATCCGGCAGGTTGTCGTGAAAATGAAAGCTGAAGGCTACGCCATCATTTTGGTTGAACAACGGGTTGATGCAGTGCTGTCAATCGCGGACCGCGTAACATTCATCGAGAACGGCAAAGATATCGAAACCGTGGATGCGTCTGAGCTTCGTGAAGATTCCTCTCGGATCAACACGTACCTTGGTGTCTAG
- a CDS encoding acyl-CoA dehydrogenase → MPNDLSPQSRPDLSSFNWGDPFLIETQLSEDERMIRDSAQAYAQEKLQPRIMNAFEKEETDPDIFSEMGEMGLLGTTIPESYGGLGAGYVSYGLVAREVERVDSGYRSMMSVQSSLVMYPIYAYGTEEQRMKYLPGLAAGTKIGCFGLTEPDAGSDPGGMKTTATKVDGGYVLHGSKMWISNSPIADVFVVWAKSDAHDGKIKGFVLEKGMKGLSAPKIQGKLSLRASITGEIVMDNVEVGEDALLPNVSGLKGPFGCLNRARYGIAWGVMGAAEACWFGSRQYGLDRKQFNKPLAQTQLFQLKLANMQTEITLGLQAALRVGRLMDEGNAAPEMVSLIKRNNCGKALEAARHARDMHGGNGISQEFPIIRHMVNLETVNTYEGTHDVHALILGRAQTGLQAFA, encoded by the coding sequence ATGCCAAATGACCTAAGCCCACAAAGCCGCCCAGACCTATCCTCTTTCAATTGGGGTGACCCGTTTCTGATCGAGACACAGTTGTCTGAAGATGAACGCATGATCCGCGATAGCGCCCAAGCCTATGCGCAGGAAAAACTGCAACCACGGATTATGAATGCCTTCGAAAAAGAAGAAACTGATCCAGATATTTTCTCAGAAATGGGTGAAATGGGCCTATTGGGCACAACCATTCCTGAATCCTACGGCGGCCTTGGTGCGGGATATGTCAGCTATGGGCTTGTCGCGCGCGAAGTTGAACGCGTGGACAGTGGTTACCGATCTATGATGTCAGTTCAATCCAGTCTTGTGATGTATCCAATTTATGCCTACGGCACAGAAGAACAACGCATGAAATACCTACCGGGCCTCGCTGCTGGTACGAAAATTGGCTGTTTCGGACTAACAGAGCCGGACGCAGGCTCCGACCCTGGCGGCATGAAAACAACTGCGACAAAGGTGGATGGGGGATATGTCCTTCACGGTTCCAAGATGTGGATCTCAAATTCACCGATCGCCGATGTCTTTGTCGTATGGGCGAAATCAGACGCGCATGACGGCAAGATCAAAGGCTTCGTGCTGGAAAAGGGCATGAAAGGCCTATCCGCGCCGAAAATCCAAGGCAAGTTGAGCCTTCGCGCTTCCATCACCGGTGAGATCGTCATGGACAACGTCGAGGTGGGCGAGGATGCGTTGCTGCCGAATGTATCGGGCTTAAAGGGGCCGTTTGGATGTTTGAACCGCGCCCGTTACGGGATCGCTTGGGGTGTGATGGGCGCCGCAGAAGCGTGCTGGTTCGGGTCGCGTCAGTACGGTTTGGATCGCAAGCAATTCAATAAACCATTGGCCCAAACACAACTGTTCCAGCTCAAACTCGCGAATATGCAAACGGAGATCACACTGGGCCTTCAGGCCGCTTTGCGTGTGGGCCGTTTGATGGACGAAGGCAATGCCGCGCCAGAAATGGTGTCCCTCATCAAGCGTAACAACTGTGGTAAGGCGCTGGAAGCAGCGCGCCACGCCCGTGATATGCACGGCGGCAACGGGATTAGCCAAGAATTCCCGATCATTCGCCATATGGTGAACCTTGAAACGGTGAACACATATGAAGGTACCCACGACGTTCACGCGCTTATCCTTGGCCGGGCACAAACAGGGCTTCAGGCCTTCGCATAA
- a CDS encoding ferredoxin--NADP reductase produces the protein MSASTEETKNEFPIPAGVFEQTVTSVEHFTDRLFKFRISRPSSFRFRSGEFVMIGLPNAEKPVFRAYSIASPSWDEEIEFYSIKVPDGPLTEHLQKVKVGDTVLMRKKPTGTLVNDALLSGKRLWMFSTGTGIAPFASLIRDPETFEKFDEVILTHTCRDVAELNYGKELVAQLKNDPLCGEFAQGLRHYCTTTREDYPFQGRITDLMASGKVFDDLGLPPISPEIDRGMICGSMEMLRDTKAALESFGLVEGANNRPDTFVVERAFVD, from the coding sequence ATGTCAGCATCAACAGAAGAAACAAAAAACGAATTCCCGATACCAGCAGGTGTCTTTGAGCAGACGGTTACATCTGTTGAGCACTTTACAGACCGCTTGTTCAAATTCCGCATTTCACGCCCGTCTAGCTTTCGATTCCGGTCCGGCGAATTTGTTATGATTGGCCTCCCGAACGCCGAAAAGCCCGTGTTTCGTGCCTATTCAATCGCGTCACCGTCATGGGATGAAGAGATTGAGTTTTACTCGATTAAGGTCCCCGACGGACCTCTGACTGAGCACCTGCAAAAGGTTAAGGTCGGGGACACGGTCTTGATGCGGAAAAAGCCAACTGGCACGCTTGTGAATGACGCACTACTATCTGGTAAGCGTCTTTGGATGTTTTCGACAGGTACTGGAATTGCCCCTTTCGCGAGCTTGATCCGCGATCCAGAAACATTTGAAAAATTCGACGAGGTCATCCTGACACACACGTGCCGAGACGTCGCGGAGCTAAATTATGGTAAAGAACTGGTTGCGCAACTTAAAAATGATCCATTGTGTGGTGAATTCGCGCAGGGATTGCGCCACTACTGCACGACGACTCGCGAAGATTATCCATTTCAAGGTCGCATTACTGATTTAATGGCGTCCGGGAAAGTCTTTGACGACCTCGGCCTGCCCCCCATTAGCCCGGAAATAGATCGCGGCATGATTTGCGGATCAATGGAGATGCTGCGCGACACAAAAGCAGCACTCGAATCTTTCGGCCTTGTAGAAGGCGCCAATAACCGTCCAGACACGTTTGTCGTTGAACGTGCGTTTGTAGATTAA
- the fdxA gene encoding ferredoxin FdxA has protein sequence MTYVVTDACINCKYQDCIEVCPVDCFYEGENTIVINTEECIDCGVCEPECPVDAIKPDTIPNSAFWVELNQKHAESWPNISEKGTPPADADDWANKPDKLSLMSEKPAA, from the coding sequence ATGACCTATGTTGTCACCGACGCTTGCATCAACTGCAAGTACCAAGACTGTATCGAAGTCTGCCCCGTAGATTGTTTCTACGAGGGTGAAAACACGATTGTTATCAACACAGAAGAATGCATCGATTGTGGCGTCTGTGAGCCAGAATGCCCGGTCGACGCAATCAAACCAGACACCATCCCTAACTCAGCATTTTGGGTCGAACTGAATCAAAAACACGCCGAGTCATGGCCAAATATTTCTGAAAAGGGAACGCCGCCTGCGGATGCCGATGACTGGGCTAACAAGCCAGATAAACTCTCCCTTATGTCAGAAAAACCGGCTGCTTAA
- a CDS encoding enamidase produces MNCREIIVEKLVIKNIGQILSGKMEEPILDGDCMIAINGKITAWGREANLDCDGATAGIDAHGVTLAPGLIDSHIHPVIGDYTPRQQQLNWIDSTLHGGVTTMISAGEVHMPGRPKDIVGLKAMAIASQRWYENFRPSGMKVHAGAPVIEKGMVEQDFKDMADAGVKLLGEVGLGTVKDGTTAKQMVGWARKYGMQSTIHTGGPSIPGSGLIDADMVIETDTDVIGHINGGHSALPDDQIICLCESCKAAFEIVHNGNERAAVLTVNTARELGKMDQIILGTDGPAGSGVQPLGILRMIAMLSAFGNVPAEIAFCFGNGNTARQRKLDTGLIEIGMCADFVLLDQAQHTPGKTMLESVELGNLPGIGMTVIDGVIRSERSRNTPPAMRLPERIL; encoded by the coding sequence ATGAATTGTAGGGAGATCATCGTGGAAAAGCTTGTCATCAAAAATATTGGCCAAATTCTATCCGGTAAGATGGAAGAACCGATTCTTGACGGTGATTGCATGATAGCGATCAACGGGAAAATCACGGCTTGGGGCCGAGAAGCTAATCTCGATTGTGATGGAGCGACCGCAGGAATCGACGCACATGGCGTAACCTTGGCACCCGGTTTGATCGACAGCCATATTCACCCCGTCATTGGTGACTACACGCCGCGGCAACAACAATTGAATTGGATCGATTCCACATTGCACGGCGGCGTCACAACGATGATTTCTGCAGGTGAAGTGCATATGCCGGGTCGTCCGAAAGATATTGTTGGTTTGAAAGCAATGGCAATTGCGTCGCAACGTTGGTACGAAAATTTCCGTCCCTCGGGAATGAAAGTGCATGCGGGCGCACCCGTCATCGAAAAGGGCATGGTCGAACAAGATTTCAAAGACATGGCTGATGCTGGCGTCAAATTGCTCGGTGAAGTTGGGCTGGGCACTGTAAAGGACGGAACAACTGCGAAACAGATGGTTGGCTGGGCCCGCAAATACGGCATGCAAAGCACGATCCATACGGGGGGGCCGTCCATTCCCGGATCAGGCCTGATCGATGCGGACATGGTGATCGAAACCGACACAGATGTGATCGGCCATATCAACGGCGGCCACTCTGCCTTGCCGGATGATCAGATCATTTGTCTTTGTGAAAGCTGCAAAGCTGCCTTTGAAATTGTCCACAACGGCAATGAACGTGCTGCTGTCTTAACGGTAAACACCGCGCGCGAGTTGGGGAAAATGGACCAAATTATTCTCGGCACAGATGGTCCTGCGGGGTCCGGCGTGCAACCGCTCGGAATTTTGCGCATGATTGCGATGCTTTCTGCGTTTGGCAATGTGCCAGCTGAGATCGCGTTCTGTTTTGGCAACGGCAACACCGCCCGTCAACGCAAGCTGGATACCGGGCTGATCGAGATTGGCATGTGCGCCGATTTTGTGCTGCTGGATCAAGCGCAACACACGCCGGGGAAAACGATGCTAGAATCTGTTGAGCTCGGGAATTTGCCTGGCATCGGCATGACGGTGATTGATGGCGTGATCCGAAGTGAACGCAGTCGTAATACACCGCCAGCGATGCGCTTGCCGGAGCGTATCTTATGA
- a CDS encoding CaiB/BaiF CoA transferase family protein codes for MSAPLEGLKVVELARILAGPWIGQTLADLGAEVVKIESPAGDDTRQWGPPFIEREDEKSAAYFHCANRGKTSRAVDFKDPEQLASLHELIAEADVLIENFKVGSLSKFGLDYEALKEANPRLIYCSVTGFGQDGPYAHRAGYDFLIQGISGIMDLTGDPKGEPQKIGVAFADIFSGLYGVIGVQAALADRAKTGLGQQVDISLLDCMTGVLANQSMNYLTSGIAPRRLGNAHPNIVPYQTFQVSDGYVIIACGNDRQFEALCCILGTEALANDPLYSKNPARVANRDALTEILAPAFLTWSKTEILQACENAVVPAGPINTVAEALADPQIVHRGMEIHPEGVPGVRTPISFSRSELCLERASPKMPKPS; via the coding sequence ATGAGCGCGCCCCTAGAAGGCCTCAAGGTCGTTGAGCTTGCCCGTATCCTTGCGGGTCCTTGGATTGGGCAAACACTTGCTGATTTGGGCGCTGAAGTGGTGAAAATCGAAAGCCCTGCGGGCGATGATACGCGGCAATGGGGCCCTCCCTTTATTGAACGGGAAGATGAAAAATCAGCTGCGTATTTCCATTGTGCGAACAGGGGCAAGACATCTCGCGCCGTGGATTTCAAAGACCCTGAACAGCTTGCATCGTTACATGAACTGATTGCTGAGGCAGATGTCCTGATCGAGAACTTCAAGGTTGGAAGTTTGAGCAAGTTTGGGCTGGACTACGAGGCCCTGAAAGAGGCAAACCCCCGCTTGATCTATTGCTCCGTTACGGGTTTTGGCCAAGACGGGCCATATGCGCATCGCGCGGGGTATGATTTTTTGATCCAAGGCATATCTGGGATCATGGATTTGACGGGCGATCCAAAGGGTGAGCCGCAAAAAATCGGCGTGGCCTTCGCAGATATTTTTTCCGGCCTTTATGGTGTCATCGGCGTGCAAGCGGCCCTTGCTGACCGTGCGAAAACGGGCCTTGGACAACAGGTAGATATTTCCTTGCTGGATTGCATGACTGGGGTTCTTGCCAACCAATCGATGAATTATTTGACTTCCGGAATTGCACCGCGTCGCTTGGGAAACGCACATCCCAACATCGTGCCGTACCAAACGTTTCAAGTGTCTGACGGCTATGTTATTATTGCCTGCGGGAACGATCGCCAGTTTGAGGCGCTTTGCTGTATATTGGGGACCGAAGCACTGGCGAATGATCCTCTTTATTCCAAAAACCCAGCACGGGTTGCGAATCGGGATGCGTTGACAGAAATTCTAGCACCAGCGTTTTTGACATGGAGCAAAACTGAAATCTTGCAAGCCTGTGAGAATGCCGTGGTTCCGGCTGGTCCGATCAATACGGTTGCTGAGGCTTTGGCAGACCCCCAAATCGTTCACCGCGGTATGGAAATCCATCCGGAAGGCGTGCCCGGTGTCCGCACACCGATATCCTTCTCGCGCTCTGAGTTATGTCTGGAAAGGGCATCCCCTAAGATGCCTAAGCCTTCATGA